Below is a genomic region from Candidatus Hydrogenedentota bacterium.
GCGCACCACGAGGGCGTCGTTCACCGGGACATCAAGCCGGAGAACGTGCTCCTCACGCGGAGTGGTCGCGTCAAGATCGCTGACTTCGGCCTCGCGAAGCTGCTCGCCCGACGCGAAGGCAACCCGTCGCTGACACGCAGCTTGCAGGCCATGG
It encodes:
- a CDS encoding protein kinase is translated as GPNLRQVLEEGAIESGRALPIVMQMCTALEYAHHEGVVHRDIKPENVLLTRSGRVKIADFGLAKLLARREGNPSLTRSLQAM